A single Phoenix dactylifera cultivar Barhee BC4 chromosome 1, palm_55x_up_171113_PBpolish2nd_filt_p, whole genome shotgun sequence DNA region contains:
- the LOC103719246 gene encoding cytochrome P450 709B2-like isoform X2 — MSNLGLVLGALAVVLISSLWRGLVYLIWRTYAIPKRFRKQGVGGPCGKFWSGSLEEIRSMKKAGRKLILDINSHDITPRVLPHYLKWMSQYGETFLFWFGPHPTIYITDPELAKQVLSNKFGFFPKVMPIPSILALLGKGLSVTQEAEWVRHRHVVSPAFTMDKLKTMTKKMATCAQSMLERWQDQATQAEGQREIVVSSQLQELTANVISHTAFGSSYVEGKEVFQAQKELQALAAESLLNVNIPGYKYLPSKRNLHRWKLERRVRNTLMHIIQGRLDSKDSSYGNDLLGLMMESCRSDPGQERKGQILSMNEIIDECKTFFFAGQDTTSHWLTWTVFLLCSNQEWQERLREEVLRECGTGIPNADMLSKLKLVTMVLLEALRLYGPVVVMQRMAAKDMTLGNLVIPKDTRLAIPIAIIHRNKEVWGADADEFNPLRFKNGISKAAKHPNALLAFSIGPRACIGQNFAMLEAKTVIAMIVQRFSLSLSPNYIHAPADMLTLQPQYGLPIFLRPLNV, encoded by the exons ATGAGCAATCTTGGATTGGTGTTGGGCGCCTTGGCGGTGGTACTGATATCAAGCCTTTGGAGGGGATTGGTATATCTTATATGGAGAACATATGCCATACCAAAGAGGTTCAGGAAGCAAGGGGTAGGGGGTCCTTGTGGCAAGTTCTGGTCTGGATCACTTGAGGAGATTCGAAGCATGAAGAAGGCTGGAAGAAAGCTGATCTTGGACATCAACTCACATGATATCACTCCTAGGGTCCTGCCCCACTATCTTAAGTGGATGTCACAATATG GAGAAACATTTCTATTTTGGTTTGGACCCCATCCAACGATATATATCACTGATCCAGAGTTGGCTAAGCAAGTGTTGTCGAACAAATTTGGTTTCTTCCCAAAGGTGATGCCAATTCCTAGCATATTGGCTTTATTGGGTAAGGGTTTGTCTGTCACTCAAGAGGCAGAATGGGTTAGGCACCGGCATGTTGTCAGTCCTGCTTTTACAATGGATAAGCTCAAG ACGATGACAAAGAAGATGGCAACATGTGCTCAATCCATGCTAGAACGGTGGCAAGATCAGGCAACTCAAGCTGAGGGCCAAAGAGAGATAGTGGTCAGCAGCCAACTTCAGGAGTTAACAGCAAATGTAATCTCCCACACAGCTTTTGGAAGCAGTTATGTTGAGGGGAAGGAAGTCTTTCAGGCACAAAAAGAGCTCCAGGCACTTGCAGCAGAAAGTCTTCTCAATGTCAACATCCCTGGATACAA ATATCTTCCTTCTAAGAGGAATCTGCACAGATGGAAGCTAGAAAGAAGAGTGAGGAACACACTGATGCACATCATACAGGGCCGATTAGATTCGAAGGACTCCAGCTATGGAAATGATCTGCTTGGGTTGATGATGGAGTCTTGCAGATCAGACCCTGGTCAAGAGCGAAAGGGTCAAATATTGAGCATGAATGAGATCATAGATGAGTGCAAGACATTCTTCTTTGCTGGACAGGACACCACCTCCCATTGGCTTACTTGGACTGTGTTCTTATTGTGTAGCAACCAAGAATGGCAGGAGAGGCTCAGAGAGGAGGTGCTCAGAGAATGTGGTACAGGAATTCCCAATGCAGACATGCTAAGCAAGTTAAAATTG GTTACCATGGTTCTTTTAGAAGCCTTGAGGCTCTATGGCCCAGTAGTCGTGATGCAAAGAATGGCTGCCAAAGATATGACCTTAGGAAACCTAGTGATTCCAAAGGATACCAGACTAGCAATACCAATTGCAATTATCCATAGGAATAAAGAGGTTTGGGGAGCTGATGCTGATGAGTTCAATCCTCTTAGATTCAAGAATGGGATATCAAAAGCTGCCAAGCACCCCAATGCACTACTTGCATTCTCAATAGGACCGAGAGCCTGCATTGGTCAAAACTTTGCAATGTTGGAAGCGAAAACCGTGATCGCCATGATCGTCCAGAGGTTCTCATTATCTCTCTCCCCAAACTATATACATGCACCAGCGGACATGCTTACCCTTCAGCCCCAGTATGGGCTTCCTATATTTCTAAGACCCTTGAACGTCTGA
- the LOC103719246 gene encoding cytochrome P450 709B2-like isoform X1, with the protein MLKYPSGRHQREMSNLGLVLGALAVVLISSLWRGLVYLIWRTYAIPKRFRKQGVGGPCGKFWSGSLEEIRSMKKAGRKLILDINSHDITPRVLPHYLKWMSQYGETFLFWFGPHPTIYITDPELAKQVLSNKFGFFPKVMPIPSILALLGKGLSVTQEAEWVRHRHVVSPAFTMDKLKTMTKKMATCAQSMLERWQDQATQAEGQREIVVSSQLQELTANVISHTAFGSSYVEGKEVFQAQKELQALAAESLLNVNIPGYKYLPSKRNLHRWKLERRVRNTLMHIIQGRLDSKDSSYGNDLLGLMMESCRSDPGQERKGQILSMNEIIDECKTFFFAGQDTTSHWLTWTVFLLCSNQEWQERLREEVLRECGTGIPNADMLSKLKLVTMVLLEALRLYGPVVVMQRMAAKDMTLGNLVIPKDTRLAIPIAIIHRNKEVWGADADEFNPLRFKNGISKAAKHPNALLAFSIGPRACIGQNFAMLEAKTVIAMIVQRFSLSLSPNYIHAPADMLTLQPQYGLPIFLRPLNV; encoded by the exons ATGCTAAAATATCCTTCAGGAAGGCATCAAAG GGAGATGAGCAATCTTGGATTGGTGTTGGGCGCCTTGGCGGTGGTACTGATATCAAGCCTTTGGAGGGGATTGGTATATCTTATATGGAGAACATATGCCATACCAAAGAGGTTCAGGAAGCAAGGGGTAGGGGGTCCTTGTGGCAAGTTCTGGTCTGGATCACTTGAGGAGATTCGAAGCATGAAGAAGGCTGGAAGAAAGCTGATCTTGGACATCAACTCACATGATATCACTCCTAGGGTCCTGCCCCACTATCTTAAGTGGATGTCACAATATG GAGAAACATTTCTATTTTGGTTTGGACCCCATCCAACGATATATATCACTGATCCAGAGTTGGCTAAGCAAGTGTTGTCGAACAAATTTGGTTTCTTCCCAAAGGTGATGCCAATTCCTAGCATATTGGCTTTATTGGGTAAGGGTTTGTCTGTCACTCAAGAGGCAGAATGGGTTAGGCACCGGCATGTTGTCAGTCCTGCTTTTACAATGGATAAGCTCAAG ACGATGACAAAGAAGATGGCAACATGTGCTCAATCCATGCTAGAACGGTGGCAAGATCAGGCAACTCAAGCTGAGGGCCAAAGAGAGATAGTGGTCAGCAGCCAACTTCAGGAGTTAACAGCAAATGTAATCTCCCACACAGCTTTTGGAAGCAGTTATGTTGAGGGGAAGGAAGTCTTTCAGGCACAAAAAGAGCTCCAGGCACTTGCAGCAGAAAGTCTTCTCAATGTCAACATCCCTGGATACAA ATATCTTCCTTCTAAGAGGAATCTGCACAGATGGAAGCTAGAAAGAAGAGTGAGGAACACACTGATGCACATCATACAGGGCCGATTAGATTCGAAGGACTCCAGCTATGGAAATGATCTGCTTGGGTTGATGATGGAGTCTTGCAGATCAGACCCTGGTCAAGAGCGAAAGGGTCAAATATTGAGCATGAATGAGATCATAGATGAGTGCAAGACATTCTTCTTTGCTGGACAGGACACCACCTCCCATTGGCTTACTTGGACTGTGTTCTTATTGTGTAGCAACCAAGAATGGCAGGAGAGGCTCAGAGAGGAGGTGCTCAGAGAATGTGGTACAGGAATTCCCAATGCAGACATGCTAAGCAAGTTAAAATTG GTTACCATGGTTCTTTTAGAAGCCTTGAGGCTCTATGGCCCAGTAGTCGTGATGCAAAGAATGGCTGCCAAAGATATGACCTTAGGAAACCTAGTGATTCCAAAGGATACCAGACTAGCAATACCAATTGCAATTATCCATAGGAATAAAGAGGTTTGGGGAGCTGATGCTGATGAGTTCAATCCTCTTAGATTCAAGAATGGGATATCAAAAGCTGCCAAGCACCCCAATGCACTACTTGCATTCTCAATAGGACCGAGAGCCTGCATTGGTCAAAACTTTGCAATGTTGGAAGCGAAAACCGTGATCGCCATGATCGTCCAGAGGTTCTCATTATCTCTCTCCCCAAACTATATACATGCACCAGCGGACATGCTTACCCTTCAGCCCCAGTATGGGCTTCCTATATTTCTAAGACCCTTGAACGTCTGA